Proteins encoded together in one Aureibacillus halotolerans window:
- a CDS encoding amidohydrolase/deacetylase family metallohydrolase — MSRLVLRNVKTVTEDVFDLTIAEGAITSLDKPGSGVGEHVIDFKESVYMSSGWIDMHVHAFKEFSPYGDDIDEIGYKLGATTIVDAGSTGADRIDDLVAAGRQAKTNLLAFCNISRIGLERIDELTDKAWLDESVLVQKVQDHQDTIVGLKARISRSVVGEQGIKPLDVARRFSEKTQLPLMVHIGSGPPDIREVLERLQSRDIITHYLNGKANNLFDDSGQPLPAFLAAIDRGVHLDVGHGNASFSFDVADQAKLAGIPFHTISTDIYRKNRLEGPVYSLASVLSKFIALGYSLTEVIAAVTTSAATWLGRPELGRIEAGDAANLTLFSLEDKPLTLVDSEGAERLTQQQINVKGVVVNGEYVEL, encoded by the coding sequence ATGAGCCGTCTCGTACTAAGAAATGTGAAAACGGTGACAGAAGACGTGTTTGATCTGACGATTGCTGAAGGCGCCATCACTAGCCTGGACAAGCCAGGCAGTGGGGTTGGTGAGCATGTGATTGATTTTAAAGAAAGCGTTTATATGTCTAGTGGATGGATTGATATGCATGTCCATGCCTTCAAGGAATTCTCGCCTTACGGAGATGACATTGATGAAATCGGATATAAACTAGGTGCGACAACGATTGTTGACGCTGGAAGCACAGGAGCGGATCGAATCGATGATTTGGTCGCTGCTGGCCGACAAGCCAAAACGAACTTGCTCGCCTTTTGCAACATCTCGCGTATTGGGTTGGAACGAATTGATGAGCTGACAGACAAGGCATGGCTGGATGAATCAGTACTTGTTCAAAAGGTGCAGGATCATCAAGACACTATTGTCGGGTTAAAAGCGCGAATTAGCCGCAGCGTAGTAGGTGAGCAAGGCATTAAACCGTTAGATGTTGCCAGGCGTTTTTCGGAAAAGACGCAGCTGCCTTTAATGGTTCACATCGGTTCTGGACCACCAGATATTCGCGAAGTGCTGGAGAGATTGCAATCGAGGGACATCATTACGCACTACTTAAATGGAAAAGCGAACAATCTCTTTGATGATTCCGGTCAGCCGCTCCCTGCATTTTTAGCAGCCATTGATCGTGGCGTTCATCTTGATGTCGGTCATGGAAACGCTAGCTTTTCTTTTGACGTAGCGGATCAAGCGAAGCTAGCCGGCATTCCTTTTCATACGATCAGTACCGACATTTACCGAAAAAATCGGCTTGAAGGTCCCGTGTACAGTTTAGCCAGTGTGTTAAGCAAATTTATTGCCCTTGGTTACTCGCTAACTGAGGTGATCGCAGCTGTGACAACAAGCGCTGCAACATGGCTTGGCCGTCCAGAGCTTGGACGAATTGAAGCAGGGGACGCAGCCAACCTGACATTGTTTTCTTTGGAGGACAAGCCGCTCACGTTGGTTGATTCCGAAGGTGCTGAACGCCTCACACAGCAGCAAATTAATGTTAAAGGAGTGGTTGTGAATGGCGAATACGTCGAACTCTAA